The stretch of DNA ACCATGGACGTGAGGATTCCAAACGCGCCAAACACGATGAGAAGAATGGAGATCACAATGGTGGAAATACGCGCCCAGTTTTTGAGCTGTAGCAGGCCGACCGAGGTAATGATTCCCCAGACAGCGGGCAGCGCATAAAAAAGCGGCAGCACGACCCTCATGGCTGTGAAGTACATGCGCGGGAATCGGGGATCGTTCGAGGGTGGAGTGGCCATAATCATGGCAAACGCCATAAGCGCGGCCAAACCCAGAAACAGAGCAGAGCCAATGATCTGCAAAATGGCGATTACGGTGATCCCGGCAGAGCGGTTCTTTTCAGGCACAAGGTCCTCTGTGAGTTGGAAATTGGTAACGATTGTACCCCGAAGGCGCAAAAATCGGGTGATCTGGCGATTCGCAGATCGGTCGATTCGCAAAAGATTTCTAGTGAATGGAGGTCCCAGGTTCGGAGGAAGTTTTAGATGGGCCTGCTTGCTGGCCGCTCAACGAGGTATTTACGACGTGATCAGGGTTACTGGCAGCATCAAAGATTTGCGTTACCCCGTTGTTAATAGCGGCTTGCAGGGTAAGCACGCTGGTTTCCGGCGTGAGCACTCCGACAAAAGCCTTGGGGAAAATAAGATGAACGACGCCAGCCAGCGGCCAGCCGTCACCGCCTTCAGCCAGCCGGGAAGAGATCACGGCAACATCAAAGAAATGCTGCGTAAGCGCCAGCAGCGCGGTTGGGAGGTCACGGGCCAGAATGGCAACGTATCCTTTGCCGACAAAGGAGCTCTGAAAAGCCGAAAGCACACTCATGTCCGAATGGACAATCAGCGCTGTCTTCGTCGTTTTAATCGGCTCACTCATTGCTTTTCATTTCCCAAATTACTCTCGGAACGCCATCAATCGCCGGACGGCGCGTTTCAGTTCGTCCAGGTCCACCGGCTTGGTCGCCAGATAATCCACTTTCATCTGCAGGGCGGCCGCGGAATTGTCCACGCTGGCGTACCCGGTACAGAGCACCACTGCAGGCTTGGGATGCAATTGCAGCGCCGCGCGCGCAACTTCCAGCCCAATGTTTTCTCTCTCCATGTTGAGATCGGTGATCACCGCGTCAAATTGGTGCCCGTTCTCCAGAATTCTGAGTGCGCTGGCGCAACTGTTTGCGGTGCGCACAGCGTAGCCATCGCGCTCAAAGACCATCTGCAACGTGAGCGCCACATTAGTTTCGT from Terriglobia bacterium encodes:
- a CDS encoding response regulator, giving the protein MARQPSLLIVDDETNVALTLQMVFERDGYAVRTANSCASALRILENGHQFDAVITDLNMERENIGLEVARAALQLHPKPAVVLCTGYASVDNSAAALQMKVDYLATKPVDLDELKRAVRRLMAFRE